In Panacibacter ginsenosidivorans, the following proteins share a genomic window:
- a CDS encoding ion transporter yields the protein MYAQVKHTVHLLLDPADGHTIWDRIINTIIVGLILLNTLAVIFETVDSIYLPNKALFNDFEIFSVSFFSIEYISRVWSCTAKKKYTHPIAGRLKYIVSAGAIIDLLAILPFYLPLLKIYDLRFLRILRLLRFFRFFKLGRYLNASKVIGSVFKSKKEELVLSFVITMFLIIVASSVMYYAEHDAQPDKFSSIPETMWWSVATLTTVGYGDEYPITGLGKFLTACISILGIGMFALPAGILASGFSDEFRKLKAIKIPARIVAVNCSEAYVQIIIKNKCY from the coding sequence ATGTATGCCCAGGTAAAACATACAGTACATCTGCTGCTTGATCCTGCAGACGGTCATACCATTTGGGATAGAATAATCAATACGATTATCGTTGGGCTTATTTTACTTAATACGCTCGCGGTAATCTTTGAAACTGTTGATAGCATTTACCTGCCCAATAAAGCTTTGTTCAATGACTTTGAAATATTTTCTGTTTCCTTCTTCTCAATAGAATATATTTCACGTGTCTGGAGCTGTACAGCGAAAAAAAAATATACTCATCCTATTGCCGGTCGGTTAAAGTACATAGTTTCTGCAGGTGCGATTATTGATCTGCTGGCAATTCTGCCTTTTTACCTGCCATTGCTGAAGATTTATGATCTGCGATTCCTCAGGATATTACGATTGCTCCGTTTTTTTAGATTTTTCAAGCTGGGCAGATATTTAAATGCATCAAAAGTTATTGGTAGTGTTTTTAAGTCAAAAAAGGAAGAACTGGTTTTAAGTTTTGTTATCACTATGTTCCTGATAATAGTAGCTTCGAGTGTAATGTACTATGCAGAACACGATGCACAACCCGATAAATTTTCCAGCATCCCGGAAACGATGTGGTGGAGTGTGGCTACGCTTACGACGGTTGGCTACGGCGACGAGTATCCCATTACCGGACTAGGTAAGTTTTTGACAGCTTGTATTTCAATATTGGGAATCGGAATGTTTGCTTTGCCTGCAGGAATTTTAGCGTCCGGATTTTCCGATGAATTCAGGAAACTGAAAGCAATCAAAATACCTGCCCGCATTGTGGCAGTGAACTGTAGCGAAGCGTACGTTCAAATAATTATTAAAAATAAATGCTATTAA
- a CDS encoding M48 family metalloprotease — MLLPLQYHEATARFFQQQSQVWQFFVSNNHKEGQLKAFKTDLLKNTYKFDETADAQLYQKVNLAKEKLDMSIPVTLYQAQHTEDMNASIVYINDEAHIVFSGKIITLLSEDEMLAIIAHELSHVKLYTHLNGDVEVADRIVTAIGNHPGSTPAHYETARLFKLYTEIFCDRGAYIVTGNYAPIISSLVKISTGLQSVNADSYIKQAEEIFSVDAETKTTGVSHPENFIRARAIWLWHMKGHDAEPIIKQMIEGNINLDELDLFRQQQIATVTQQLIMLLLQPEWMQTAQTTALAKQYFGSIQLTEAPDITTLLAHVENVHSNLRDYLAYVLYDFATTDKTLEDVPLGYCFYLADDLKLDKPFAQAVKKERKLSDKKVTVLKKQTLAEFHKQQLQPTVN; from the coding sequence ATGCTATTACCATTACAGTATCATGAAGCCACTGCCCGCTTTTTCCAGCAACAATCACAGGTTTGGCAATTTTTCGTCAGCAATAATCACAAAGAGGGCCAGCTCAAGGCATTCAAAACAGATCTGCTCAAGAATACCTATAAGTTTGATGAAACTGCAGATGCACAGCTTTATCAAAAGGTAAACCTCGCAAAAGAAAAGCTTGACATGTCTATTCCTGTGACGCTTTACCAGGCCCAGCACACGGAAGACATGAACGCAAGTATTGTATATATTAACGATGAGGCGCATATCGTTTTCAGCGGGAAGATCATTACGCTTTTATCTGAGGACGAAATGCTCGCGATCATTGCCCATGAATTAAGTCACGTAAAGCTATACACCCATTTAAACGGCGATGTTGAAGTGGCAGACCGCATTGTTACAGCAATTGGCAATCACCCGGGCAGTACCCCGGCTCATTATGAGACAGCGAGGCTGTTTAAGCTTTATACTGAGATATTCTGTGACCGGGGCGCATATATCGTAACAGGGAATTACGCACCGATCATTTCATCATTGGTAAAGATTTCAACGGGTCTGCAAAGCGTTAATGCGGACAGCTATATTAAGCAGGCTGAAGAGATATTTTCCGTAGATGCGGAAACCAAAACCACCGGTGTTTCTCATCCTGAAAATTTTATCCGTGCCAGGGCAATATGGCTATGGCATATGAAAGGACATGATGCGGAACCAATCATCAAACAAATGATAGAGGGTAACATCAATCTGGACGAGCTGGATCTGTTCAGGCAACAGCAGATCGCAACGGTCACCCAACAATTAATCATGCTTTTGTTGCAGCCGGAATGGATGCAGACAGCTCAGACAACTGCTTTAGCAAAGCAATATTTCGGCAGTATACAGTTAACCGAAGCCCCTGACATTACGACGCTCCTGGCGCATGTTGAAAATGTGCACAGCAACCTACGCGATTACCTGGCTTATGTTTTATATGATTTTGCCACGACAGATAAAACGCTGGAAGATGTACCATTAGGCTATTGTTTTTATCTGGCTGACGACCTTAAACTTGATAAGCCTTTTGCACAGGCTGTAAAAAAAGAACGCAAACTCAGTGATAAGAAAGTAACGGTATTAAAAAAGCAAACACTGGCGGAATTTCATAAACAACAGTTGCAACCCACTGTAAATTAA
- a CDS encoding AAA domain-containing protein produces MSTNTTFQQYLQSAFTTGPWSTDEVIEFVLPLFEEVLSFHDNGQVGSFEKPETIFLTDGRLDIDETFTHAPVSDLKTVKKLLEYQQIHGYTITERVLLDDDLGNNRTVAVNLHVQTNPNDELKHPVYLPGYQCYELKAGHHDAQTDIFCLGLILGSVVMGLDLYEVEDLNKFVVYRNQPAGLNSRMHPTICGLVTEMTELDRSQRSRDLQEIVQRLKYYRDYDPQKETDLSKLAAFQVKQPADRKTFILSKLRNRLFDTSRRNRLLYYKPNGRFVNLTVSSVPMVLHYQSINPQLLFTWNSEIAAQIIRQNDISLNKYLRFEDHPYLNAQLNGIRQHAENDKKEYGFSQLKLVVAFLHWHNLKEDSSERIQSPLLLLPVELDRKKSLKEEKFTLKITDNAALINPILANHLKDLYGIALPESIDFDDVSMTQFFEMLQEKINAAKQGVKLNYIDKPRIKIVHNIARQTINNYRKKLKLKGTPAFQQVDYSYSDENYKPLGLELFRQKVEPRQSTLQFLLSDNPVPAGTNNFAETSGTAVKSTFHLTDGESNAYSWDFDICNIVLGNFNYKKMSLVSDYNKVTDQGIEHPVFAELFTNEPKRRQEKVVPNDPAEWYHVITADPTQAKAVLHSRTGNSYIIQGPPGTGKSQTITNLIADFLAKGKTILFVCEKRAALDVVYYRLKQNKLAELCCYIHDSQGDKKEFIKDLKLVYDDFLKNKMDLTAITAKRKAVLDRLLAKINVLQTYHQQQREVDPAAGVSTRNLVETVVGTKAFVPKLDNLQKEAVPNYHQWLQYGDTIHQLGKALEDTGAEPQFSGHPFSNLGIEVIKAENPFSLMDSLTTHANASIQQISAVIGQNNIPSEHAAYLENIKNLIRDAVVLEPLAQSRNLRLVEKTNPESQEFEESYREYEEIINAYQHSLDANKRWVNKFDKQEVEQAIELAEKHEKSFFSFLNGNWRRLKNQLKQSYDFSAHQIKPAFSLVLKQLQDEYNINDQVIQNKKSLEKKYKVDNIENVYSGIEVLRGKQGDKEIDYLLEHPQANELVLQLSKLNNQLHQLELQLQQCLYGAKEKSLAQISDELSTLKSNMDVLKDLLPSLQKFIMLPENVQQFIRKIPVTPIQAESAMASKTLEILFRNRQTFAGINQKMLQETVKDIDALYRELLMLNSEYIRAERRQKFINNYELSNASSAVLTTEQKQGKKEYTDGRRILEHEMGKTMRFKSIREIASNESGNVLKDIKPVWLMSPLSVSDSLPLDTGFFDVVIFDEASQITLEEGIPALFRAPQTIIVGDDKQMPPSNFFSAKADDPEDLEVVDGEKEDEILSADADSLLVQGARKLDSTMLSWHYRSRYETLISYSNHAFYGAGLLTIPDKTVHHLEKQLTEIQQPEEGSEHAAELLNGSISFHYLPNSVYENRNNISEAKYIASMVKKLLLDNVRETIGIVAFSQEQQGIIEEAIENLAAGDRAFDEVLEKAYNRKDEGQFTGLFIKNLENVQGDERDIIIMSVCYGHDSNKKMLMNFGPINRKGGEKRLNVIFSRAKKHMAVVSSIRQHHITNDLNEGANYFKRFLSYAEMVSTGNMKAARNILDSLVTNEQKKTEIINGCAVTTLQIKNALETKGLIVEEQIGQSSFKCSLGIKRKLQDPDYALGILIDDELHYRNDDLMEQYYQRPAILQSFGWRVTNVFAKDWLEDPERVLSALLRLLQENPVSTEAEQTEKQTEVLAEKEEKELGTKLLSANGEKFWSVIQQEHQIQIRFGRSGTPGQVQIKTYATAEEATLARNKLIEEQLAAGFQHLIFS; encoded by the coding sequence ATGTCAACCAATACCACGTTCCAACAATACCTTCAGTCAGCTTTTACAACCGGCCCCTGGTCCACGGACGAAGTGATCGAATTTGTACTACCGCTTTTTGAAGAAGTCCTAAGCTTCCATGACAACGGCCAGGTCGGCTCCTTTGAAAAGCCCGAAACCATCTTTCTTACTGATGGCAGACTTGATATCGACGAGACTTTTACGCATGCTCCGGTATCGGATTTGAAGACTGTTAAGAAGCTGCTCGAATACCAGCAGATTCACGGCTACACCATTACAGAACGCGTGTTACTGGATGACGATCTGGGCAATAACCGGACCGTGGCTGTTAATCTTCATGTGCAGACCAATCCAAACGATGAACTGAAGCATCCTGTTTATCTGCCAGGTTACCAGTGCTATGAACTAAAAGCCGGTCATCATGATGCCCAAACCGATATATTTTGTCTTGGTCTGATTCTGGGGAGTGTGGTAATGGGCTTGGATCTTTATGAAGTGGAAGACTTGAACAAATTTGTTGTATACCGGAATCAGCCAGCCGGGCTAAACTCCAGGATGCATCCGACCATTTGCGGATTGGTTACTGAAATGACAGAACTTGACCGAAGCCAGCGCAGCCGGGATCTGCAGGAGATCGTACAGCGTCTGAAATACTACCGCGATTACGATCCGCAAAAGGAAACCGACCTTTCAAAACTGGCGGCATTTCAGGTAAAGCAACCGGCTGACCGGAAAACATTTATCCTGTCGAAATTGCGCAACCGTCTTTTTGATACGAGCAGGCGTAACAGGCTCCTGTATTATAAGCCCAATGGGCGCTTTGTGAATCTTACCGTAAGCAGTGTGCCTATGGTATTGCATTACCAGAGCATTAACCCGCAGTTGCTGTTTACCTGGAATAGCGAAATAGCTGCCCAGATTATCAGGCAAAATGATATTTCTCTTAATAAATACCTGCGTTTTGAAGACCACCCTTATTTGAATGCACAACTCAACGGCATCCGCCAACATGCAGAAAATGACAAAAAAGAATACGGTTTCAGCCAGCTAAAACTGGTAGTCGCTTTCCTTCACTGGCATAACCTTAAGGAAGACAGTTCCGAACGAATTCAAAGTCCTTTGCTGCTGCTGCCGGTTGAACTGGACCGAAAGAAGTCATTGAAGGAGGAGAAGTTCACTTTAAAAATAACGGATAATGCAGCTCTTATTAATCCGATACTGGCGAATCACCTGAAGGACCTGTATGGAATTGCCCTGCCGGAAAGCATAGACTTTGATGATGTAAGTATGACGCAGTTTTTTGAAATGCTGCAGGAGAAAATCAATGCCGCAAAACAAGGTGTCAAGCTGAACTACATTGACAAGCCGAGAATAAAGATCGTGCACAATATTGCCCGCCAAACCATTAACAACTACAGGAAAAAATTAAAACTAAAAGGCACACCTGCTTTTCAGCAGGTTGACTATAGTTACAGCGACGAAAATTATAAACCATTGGGGCTCGAATTGTTCCGTCAAAAGGTAGAGCCGCGACAAAGTACCCTGCAGTTCCTGTTGAGTGACAATCCCGTACCAGCTGGTACAAACAATTTTGCTGAAACAAGCGGAACTGCAGTTAAGAGCACCTTTCATTTAACAGACGGGGAAAGCAACGCCTATAGCTGGGATTTTGACATTTGCAATATTGTGCTTGGGAATTTCAATTATAAGAAAATGAGTCTGGTCAGTGACTATAATAAAGTCACGGACCAGGGTATCGAACATCCTGTGTTTGCTGAACTCTTCACCAACGAGCCAAAACGCCGGCAGGAAAAGGTCGTCCCAAATGATCCGGCCGAATGGTACCATGTCATTACCGCTGATCCTACCCAGGCAAAAGCGGTGTTGCATAGCAGAACCGGCAACAGTTATATTATCCAGGGACCTCCGGGTACAGGAAAAAGCCAGACCATTACCAACCTCATTGCTGATTTTCTTGCAAAAGGTAAAACCATATTATTCGTGTGTGAAAAGAGGGCGGCGCTCGATGTTGTTTATTATCGTCTGAAACAAAATAAGCTGGCTGAACTCTGTTGTTATATCCACGACAGTCAGGGCGATAAAAAAGAGTTTATAAAAGATCTCAAACTCGTGTATGACGATTTTCTAAAAAACAAAATGGATCTGACAGCTATAACTGCAAAGAGAAAGGCAGTGCTGGATCGCCTGCTGGCAAAAATTAATGTTTTGCAAACTTATCATCAACAACAACGGGAAGTCGACCCGGCAGCAGGAGTAAGTACAAGAAATCTCGTCGAAACGGTTGTCGGTACAAAAGCGTTTGTGCCGAAACTGGATAATTTGCAAAAAGAAGCGGTTCCAAATTATCATCAATGGCTGCAATACGGGGATACCATACATCAACTGGGAAAAGCATTAGAAGACACCGGTGCCGAACCGCAGTTTTCGGGCCATCCCTTCAGTAATCTGGGTATTGAGGTAATAAAAGCGGAGAATCCATTTAGTCTGATGGACAGCCTCACTACGCATGCAAATGCTTCTATTCAGCAGATTTCTGCCGTTATCGGTCAAAATAACATCCCATCTGAGCATGCGGCATATCTGGAGAATATTAAAAACCTGATCCGGGACGCTGTGGTACTGGAACCATTGGCGCAGAGCAGAAATCTCCGTCTGGTGGAGAAGACGAACCCGGAATCACAGGAATTTGAGGAATCATACAGGGAATACGAGGAAATTATCAATGCGTATCAGCATTCTCTTGATGCCAATAAACGATGGGTTAACAAATTTGATAAACAGGAGGTGGAACAGGCAATCGAACTGGCGGAAAAACATGAAAAATCTTTCTTTAGTTTTTTAAACGGCAACTGGCGACGATTAAAAAATCAGCTAAAGCAATCTTATGATTTTTCCGCACATCAGATAAAACCAGCCTTTAGCTTAGTCCTTAAGCAATTACAGGATGAATACAATATAAACGACCAGGTCATCCAAAACAAAAAGTCTCTGGAGAAAAAATATAAAGTTGACAATATTGAAAATGTTTATTCCGGAATTGAAGTTTTGCGGGGAAAACAGGGTGATAAAGAAATCGATTACCTGCTGGAACATCCACAAGCTAATGAACTCGTCCTGCAGTTAAGCAAATTGAACAACCAATTGCATCAGCTGGAGCTGCAGTTACAGCAATGCTTATATGGAGCTAAAGAAAAATCACTGGCACAAATCAGTGATGAGTTGTCGACCCTTAAAAGCAATATGGATGTATTAAAAGATCTCCTGCCAAGCCTCCAAAAGTTTATTATGCTTCCTGAAAATGTCCAGCAATTTATACGTAAAATCCCTGTCACGCCCATACAGGCGGAATCCGCAATGGCAAGTAAAACGCTTGAAATACTGTTCCGGAACAGGCAGACGTTCGCAGGCATTAATCAGAAGATGTTACAGGAAACGGTAAAAGATATTGATGCACTCTACCGTGAATTATTAATGCTGAACAGCGAATACATAAGAGCTGAACGCAGGCAAAAGTTCATAAATAATTATGAATTAAGTAACGCTTCTTCCGCTGTACTGACGACAGAACAAAAGCAAGGCAAAAAGGAATACACGGATGGCAGAAGAATATTAGAACATGAAATGGGAAAGACAATGCGGTTTAAAAGCATCCGTGAAATTGCATCCAACGAAAGCGGCAACGTCTTGAAAGATATCAAACCCGTATGGCTCATGAGCCCGCTGAGTGTGAGTGATAGCCTTCCGCTCGATACAGGTTTTTTTGATGTAGTCATATTTGATGAAGCCAGCCAGATCACGCTCGAAGAGGGTATTCCCGCGCTGTTTCGGGCACCCCAGACGATTATTGTGGGTGACGACAAGCAAATGCCGCCGAGCAACTTCTTCTCTGCAAAAGCAGATGACCCGGAAGACCTTGAAGTGGTGGACGGTGAGAAAGAAGATGAAATACTCAGCGCTGATGCTGACAGTCTGCTTGTTCAGGGAGCACGCAAGCTGGACAGTACGATGCTTAGCTGGCATTATCGCAGCAGGTATGAAACGCTGATAAGCTACTCAAACCATGCTTTCTACGGGGCCGGGTTGCTCACCATCCCAGACAAGACGGTCCATCATCTTGAGAAGCAGTTAACCGAGATACAGCAACCCGAGGAAGGCAGTGAGCACGCGGCTGAACTATTAAATGGCAGCATTAGCTTCCATTATCTCCCCAACAGCGTTTATGAAAACAGGAATAATATCAGCGAGGCCAAATACATAGCGAGCATGGTGAAAAAGCTCCTGCTGGATAATGTCCGGGAAACCATCGGTATCGTCGCGTTTAGTCAGGAACAGCAGGGGATTATCGAAGAAGCAATTGAAAATTTAGCAGCCGGTGATAGAGCTTTCGACGAGGTTTTGGAAAAAGCCTATAACAGGAAAGATGAAGGACAGTTTACGGGGCTTTTTATAAAGAATCTGGAAAATGTGCAGGGCGATGAGCGGGACATCATCATTATGAGCGTATGTTATGGTCACGATAGCAACAAAAAGATGTTAATGAATTTTGGTCCCATTAACAGGAAGGGAGGAGAGAAAAGATTAAATGTAATTTTTAGCAGGGCTAAAAAACACATGGCGGTTGTCAGCAGCATCCGGCAGCATCATATCACTAACGACCTCAACGAAGGAGCTAACTATTTTAAACGCTTTTTATCTTATGCGGAAATGGTAAGCACCGGTAATATGAAGGCAGCGCGAAACATTCTCGACAGTTTGGTAACAAACGAACAAAAGAAAACGGAAATAATCAATGGTTGTGCTGTTACCACATTACAGATAAAAAACGCACTTGAAACAAAAGGATTGATTGTAGAAGAACAGATTGGTCAGAGTAGTTTCAAATGCAGTCTTGGTATTAAAAGGAAACTGCAAGACCCCGATTATGCTTTAGGCATATTGATCGACGACGAACTCCATTACCGCAACGATGATTTGATGGAGCAGTATTATCAACGTCCGGCAATTTTACAATCTTTTGGTTGGCGTGTCACCAATGTCTTTGCAAAAGACTGGTTAGAAGATCCGGAGAGAGTATTGAGCGCGTTGCTTCGGTTGCTTCAGGAAAATCCGGTTTCCACAGAAGCTGAACAAACCGAAAAGCAAACTGAAGTTCTAGCGGAAAAGGAGGAAAAAGAATTGGGAACGAAGTTGCTTTCTGCAAATGGTGAAAAATTCTGGTCGGTTATTCAGCAAGAACACCAAATTCAGATAAGATTTGGCAGAAGCGGTACGCCAGGTCAGGTGCAGATAAAAACATACGCAACCGCAGAAGAGGCCACCTTAGCAAGAAACAAGCTGATTGAGGAACAATTAGCTGCCGGGTTTCAGCACCTCATCTTTAGTTGA
- a CDS encoding exodeoxyribonuclease VII large subunit, which produces MAANDTITPSALVNIFSNALSNDATRKPFTIKGIYVPGKGANYNGVYYDSLKDEYIDASITLVVPAILRVNLEAGQVIECSAYLTKKVQANGARIELQVNVMEVHSQEESKLTEEQIKTFEILQRKAAQGYKDVDGFIKTKIIQQQPVIVTIIIGRTGIIDSDTKHQLRDALAFFDFNFVRVSLSNEGEIVEALRAYDQKTDVLVVSRGGGENMSIFNRPVLAEAALELQSYFVTAIGHKEDVSLLQKIADKHFITPTALGQYFQELYTHTMEELQHSKARLIADVTTQLKGSYEVQLQNLQDKLKNANEFSEMQMKVKQDEIKSLQQLLDQKKGVPAYVWVLVVLAIIAAFLLGKLMT; this is translated from the coding sequence ATGGCCGCGAACGACACGATAACACCTTCAGCACTGGTCAACATCTTCAGCAATGCCCTGTCAAATGATGCAACGCGAAAGCCATTTACCATTAAAGGCATTTATGTGCCTGGCAAAGGTGCGAATTACAACGGCGTGTATTATGACAGCCTGAAAGATGAATACATTGATGCGAGTATTACGCTGGTTGTGCCTGCTATATTGCGGGTAAACCTTGAAGCGGGGCAGGTGATCGAGTGTTCAGCTTACCTGACCAAAAAGGTGCAGGCAAACGGCGCCAGGATCGAGCTGCAGGTGAATGTGATGGAAGTGCATTCGCAGGAAGAAAGCAAACTCACCGAAGAACAAATAAAAACCTTTGAGATCCTTCAACGCAAAGCGGCGCAGGGTTATAAGGATGTGGATGGCTTTATTAAAACGAAGATCATTCAACAGCAACCCGTCATCGTGACCATTATTATCGGTAGGACCGGCATTATCGACAGCGACACCAAGCACCAGTTGCGCGACGCGCTGGCGTTTTTCGATTTTAATTTTGTACGGGTGAGCCTCAGCAATGAAGGCGAGATCGTGGAGGCACTCCGGGCATACGATCAAAAAACAGATGTGCTGGTTGTTTCAAGGGGTGGTGGTGAAAATATGAGCATCTTTAATCGCCCGGTATTGGCAGAAGCAGCGCTTGAATTACAAAGCTATTTTGTTACCGCCATTGGGCATAAAGAAGATGTTTCGCTGCTGCAGAAAATCGCGGACAAGCATTTTATCACACCGACCGCGTTGGGTCAATATTTCCAGGAACTGTACACGCATACGATGGAAGAGCTACAGCATTCCAAGGCAAGACTGATCGCGGACGTTACCACGCAACTGAAAGGAAGTTATGAAGTGCAATTGCAAAACCTGCAGGACAAACTCAAAAACGCCAATGAGTTCAGCGAAATGCAAATGAAGGTCAAGCAGGATGAAATAAAGAGCCTGCAACAATTGCTGGATCAGAAAAAAGGCGTGCCGGCGTATGTTTGGGTTTTGGTCGTGCTTGCAATTATTGCGGCTTTTTTATTGGGAAAACTTATGACTTGA
- a CDS encoding ATP-dependent nuclease, with protein sequence MAKAKKTEVEASLVSSNPEITKPRLIKLIIKNYRCIGSTPVEIDLNDIVVLVGANNVGKSSILKAYELAMSQGSGKADLKREDFPNNTIDNDNLPEIELHTIVYDNSPGDKWIQVLENGEMLVRERWVWNGEGKPKREGWEVEASSWSENVPWGAPNVANARRPEPHRVDAFDSPEEQAKAIKKLLMQALNDRVKNLKAQNQEEGQEENDYKKLIAHVKALQKKIVLEAKDQIDAVNQELSDLVARVFPNYKIDFDAKPEDDLDSAINLFKADPQLLMGPADGYLSTIDRQGSGARRTLLWTAIKFISENNQKGKDNGAVVRPHLLLIDEPEICLHPNAIREACNLLYDLPSSDNWQVMVTTHSPIFIDFSKDNTTIIKVEKTSNGEIKGTTVFRPDKVQLDDDDKRNLKLLNICDPYVAEFFFGGKVIVVEGDTEYTAFNYIKRQKPEEYKDINIIRARGKATIVSLIKVLNHFGSDYAVLHDCDIPIITTKRGIEMANPAWGNNPNILNAMNAKPVGKSTRLLASLPNFELAYFGEVAENEKPYNALRTLEQDEVKFDTVEALLKALVDFASPPPINCTEWTSIEDLEQKLMDSLSG encoded by the coding sequence ATGGCAAAAGCAAAAAAAACAGAAGTGGAAGCTTCACTAGTTTCTTCAAATCCTGAAATTACAAAACCAAGGTTGATAAAATTGATAATAAAAAATTATCGTTGCATTGGTTCGACGCCGGTTGAAATTGACCTCAACGATATTGTTGTCTTAGTTGGAGCAAACAATGTCGGGAAAAGCTCCATCTTAAAAGCTTATGAACTTGCTATGTCTCAAGGGTCTGGAAAAGCAGATTTAAAGCGTGAAGATTTTCCGAACAACACAATTGACAATGACAATTTACCTGAAATAGAACTTCATACCATTGTTTATGACAACAGCCCGGGTGACAAATGGATACAAGTTCTGGAAAATGGTGAAATGCTGGTAAGGGAAAGATGGGTATGGAATGGCGAGGGCAAGCCCAAAAGAGAAGGTTGGGAAGTTGAAGCAAGTTCGTGGAGTGAAAATGTTCCGTGGGGTGCCCCGAACGTTGCTAATGCCAGAAGGCCTGAGCCACATAGGGTTGATGCATTTGATTCCCCTGAAGAGCAAGCCAAAGCAATTAAGAAATTGCTGATGCAAGCTCTTAACGATAGAGTGAAAAACCTAAAAGCCCAAAATCAGGAGGAAGGCCAGGAAGAAAACGATTACAAAAAGTTAATTGCACATGTAAAAGCGTTGCAAAAGAAAATCGTATTAGAAGCAAAAGACCAAATTGACGCAGTTAACCAAGAATTGAGTGATTTGGTAGCAAGAGTTTTTCCAAATTACAAAATTGACTTCGATGCAAAACCGGAAGATGATTTAGACAGTGCTATAAACTTATTCAAGGCAGACCCACAACTATTGATGGGACCTGCCGATGGTTATTTAAGTACTATTGACAGACAAGGCAGCGGAGCAAGAAGGACTTTATTGTGGACGGCGATTAAATTTATTTCCGAAAACAATCAAAAGGGAAAAGATAATGGAGCAGTCGTTAGACCTCATTTACTTCTAATTGACGAGCCTGAAATTTGTTTACATCCTAATGCAATTAGAGAAGCTTGTAACCTTTTATACGATTTACCAAGCTCAGACAATTGGCAGGTTATGGTTACAACGCATTCGCCTATATTCATAGATTTTTCTAAGGACAATACAACCATTATTAAAGTTGAGAAAACATCTAACGGCGAAATTAAAGGGACAACTGTATTTCGACCCGATAAAGTACAATTAGACGATGACGATAAGAGAAATTTGAAACTCTTAAATATTTGCGATCCTTATGTAGCAGAATTCTTTTTTGGCGGCAAAGTGATAGTAGTTGAAGGTGATACTGAATATACGGCCTTCAACTACATAAAAAGACAGAAACCCGAAGAATATAAAGACATAAATATCATTAGAGCGAGAGGGAAAGCAACTATTGTTTCATTGATTAAAGTTCTTAATCACTTTGGTTCGGATTACGCAGTTCTTCACGATTGTGACATTCCAATAATTACAACTAAACGAGGAATTGAAATGGCAAACCCTGCCTGGGGTAATAATCCAAATATTTTGAATGCCATGAATGCAAAACCTGTTGGGAAATCAACAAGGTTATTAGCGTCACTGCCAAATTTCGAGTTGGCTTATTTCGGTGAGGTTGCCGAAAATGAAAAACCCTATAATGCATTACGGACATTAGAACAGGATGAAGTAAAATTCGACACTGTTGAAGCCTTACTTAAAGCACTTGTTGATTTTGCATCTCCTCCACCCATAAACTGCACGGAATGGACAAGCATAGAGGACTTAGAACAGAAATTAATGGATTCATTATCCGGATAA